A region of the Acinetobacter defluvii genome:
GATGCCACAAATGTGCATGTGCGTGAACGTCAAGTTGGTTTTGTATTTCAACACTATGCTTTGTTCCGTCATATGACTGTATATGACAATATTGCTTTTGGTTTACGTGTCCGTCCACGTTCAACTCGCCCAAGTGAAGCTGAGATTAAAAAACGTGTGACACGTTTACTCGACCTTGTGCAACTTGGTTTCTTAGCGGATCGCTATCCTGCGCAATTATCTGGTGGGCAACGTCAACGTATTGCGTTGGCACGTGCTTTAGCCGTTGAACCGCGTGTGTTATTGCTCGATGAGCCTTTTGGAGCTTTGGATGCCAAAGTGCGTAAAGAACTGCGCCGTTGGTTACGTACCTTACATGATGAATTACACATTACTTCTATCTTCGTGACCCATGACCAAGAAGAAGCTTTAGAGGTAGCTGACCAAATCGTGGTGATGAACAAAGGGGATATTGAGCAAATTGGTTCACCACGAGAAGTTTATGAAAAACCAGCGACACCATTTGTATTTGACTTTTTAGGTCAAGCTAATCGTTTTGAAGGAGAAAATCGTCAAGGTACGATTTATTTAGGTGAAGATCGTATTCAACTAGCATCTGCAAAAAATACCGCAGAAGGTAAAGTGATTGCATTTGCGCGTCCTGATGAACTGACGATTCATACGCAACCCACTGAAAATGCCATTCAAGCAACCTTTTTACGTGAAGTTTGGATCGCAGGAAAAGTCATGGCGGAATTACATGATCGTCAAGGTAATTTGATTGAAATTTCTTTAAATTCAGAAGAAGCGAAACTCCATAAATTTAGACCAAATCAAACGGTTTGGCTCAGCCCTTCCACTTTACACTTATTTGAAAATCAAGTTGCATAGTGCGCTATACGGATGAGTGCCAAACACTCATCCAAGATTGAGGTATTGATTAAATGAACTTTCAACAATTACGAATTATTCGAGAAACAGTTCGACAAAATTATAATTTAACTGAAGCTTCTGCGGCTTTATATACATCACAGTCTGGTGTAAGTAAACATATCAAAGACTTAGAAGATGAGCTCGGTGTACAACTGTTTGTTCGTAAAGGTAAACGTTTACTTGGCTTAACTGAACCGGGTCAAGCGTTATTAAGTATTGTTGAACGAATGCTGATTGATGCAGACAATATCAAACGCCTCGCTGATGACTTCAATAAAGTTGATGAAGGAACATTAACGATTGCTACAACACATACCCAAGCACGTTATGTGTTACCGCCGATCGTCAATCTATTTAAAAAAGCTTTTCCCAAAGTACATTTAATTTTGCAACAAGCCAGTCCTGTTGAAATCTCTGAAATGTTGCTTTTGGGTCTTGCGGATATTGGTATCGCCACAGAATCTTTAACGACTGAAGAGAATTTAGGAAGTGTGCCATTCTATGAATGGAAACACAGTATTATTACGCCACAAGACCATGCGCTGACCAAACTTAATTCCAAAGAAATCACTTTGGAAAAGTTAGCTGAATACCCAATCATTACCTATCATGGTGGTTTTACTGGACGTGCAAAAATTGACAAAGCATTCCAAGATGCTGAACTAGATGTGGATATCGTTATGTCAGCGCTCGATGCCGATGTTATTAAAACCTATGTTGAACTCGGTATGGGTGTCGGTATAGTCAATGATGTCGCATATGATCTTGAACGTGATCATCGCCTTAAACAAATTAATACCGATATTTTTGGTGTAAATACAACATGGATCGCTGTGCGTAAAGGACATTTATTACGTGGTTATGGCTATGAATTTATTTCTTTATGCTCCCCTGAGGCAGATATTAAAGCACTCAAGAAAATTGCTTATCCTGAAGATTAAAGAGTTATATTTGATAGTGTTTCAAAAAGTATACTGATTATATTTTACTCACCAATTAAATATCATGACGCTTTGCAAATACAGTGAATTTTATTGATATATTTTCATTTTTCTATTGAAAGATTTGATTAGCATACAATTTAGAACACCACCAAAAATCCATGATTCAAATAAAAAACGAGCCGAAGCTCGTTTTTTATTTATATAAAAGTTTTACCAGTTATAACTTACACCAATTTTACCCACTGGCATCCACTCATACTTATCATCATTCTCAATTTTATTTGCTTCATCGATTACAGCTTGGCCTAAAGTACGACCATCATCACCAATTAATTTAGGATGACTAGAGACTAATTGAACCGATGGGTTTCCAGTATAATAAGCACCTACTTCACCAAAAACACCAATATTTTTAGTAATTTTAGGAGCAAAACCAAAACCTAGGTATGGTGCAATATCATTGTCATATTGTTGACTACCTTTAATTGAAACATTGTCATTTAAACCAGCGTTAAAGCGCGATCCATCAACTTTAAATGATGCATTAGTACCTATATTTCTTTTTAAATCATAATCATTATCTACATAACCAACACCAGCTGCCACATATAGACCTTGTGCCCATACATTTTGACTTGCGCCCCATGGACGAATCTCAGCATTTAAATAAGCAAGACTATTGTCCATATCCATATCGTATGTTGAGCCATTTACTTTAATGTCATCAGACCAAGAAATGTCACCACCATTATAACCTAGAGCCAAACCAACGTATGGGTTTGCAGTCCAAAGTAAAGCACCACCGTAACCTGTTGTACCGACTTCAGCACGTACACCAGTTGGGATTAATTGATTTTTATCAAAAGCATAACCACTTTGTACAACTTGATCATCAGCCATTGCAAAACCCGATGCAGATAATGCTGTTGCTACTGCCAATACTTTTAACATTTTCATAGATGTCTCCTCAAAAAGGCTTTTTAATCATTGCTATATTTTTGACTCATATTCATCATATGCTAAAAGTGTTTGCGAAAAAATATACATATTGATGATTTTTTGTTAACTTTTGATACAAATATGCTTAATTAATTGAATTTAATACTTTACAATAGCAATAAATTAAGAATTAGACGAACAAAAATTAAACGAAGTTTGAATGTGTGATATTTTTTTATAAAATTCTGTTTTTTTATCTCATTCGATATCTTTTGGTGTAAAATCTTTGCAAATTTTTTTGGATGAAAAAAATCATGTCTCAGCTTTCAATTCTGATTGAGCAAGCGTTTGAAGACCGTGCAAATTTTACAGCAGCGACTTGCCCTGCTGAAATCCGTCAAGCAGTTGAGGAAGTAATTGCTGGCTTAGATAATGGTAAGCTTCGTGTAGCAGAAAAAATTGAAGGTAAATGGGTTGTTCATCAATGGCTGAAAAAAGCTGTTTTATTATCATTTAAAATCAACGACAACAAGCCTATTGAATCATGTGATCTTCGTTTCTATGATAAAGTGGATACCAAGTTTAATGGTTGGACAGATGAACAATTTAAAGCAGCTAGTGTACGTGTAGTACCGCCTGCAGTTGCACGTAAAGGTTCTTTCCAAGCTAAAAATGTGGTATTAATGCCATCTTATGTCAATATTGGTGCTTATGTCGATGAAGGCACTATGGTTGACACTTGGGCAACTGTTGGCTCATGTGCTCAAATTGGTAAAAATGTTCACTTATCTGGTGGTGTGGGTATTGGTGGTGTTTTAGAGCCATTACAAGCCAACCCAACCATTATTGAAGATAACTGTTTCATTGGCGCACGTTCTGAAATCGTTGAAGGTGTGATCGTTGAAGAAGGTTCTGTGATTTCAATGGGTGTGTTTATTGGTCAATCTACTAAAATCTATGACCGTGAAACTGGTGAGATCCATTATGGTCGTGTACCTGCAGGCTCTGTAGTTGTGTCTGGTAGCCTTCCATCTAAATGTGGTAAATATAGCTTATATGCTGCAATTATCGTGAAAAAAGTTGATGCGAAAACCCGTGCTAAAACTAGCTTAAACGATTTATTGCGCGAAGATTAATTTTTTATTATTCACGAAACTTGTTAAGTTTCTCATCTCTATACTCAGACATGAGTATGGGGATTTTTCATTTTGTAATCTGTGGTAAAAGTCATGACTTCTCTT
Encoded here:
- a CDS encoding sulfate/molybdate ABC transporter ATP-binding protein, with amino-acid sequence MSIQVKNIEKHFGAFHALKDITLDFPDGQLVALLGPSGCGKTTLLRIIAGLESADRGQIVLEGQDATNVHVRERQVGFVFQHYALFRHMTVYDNIAFGLRVRPRSTRPSEAEIKKRVTRLLDLVQLGFLADRYPAQLSGGQRQRIALARALAVEPRVLLLDEPFGALDAKVRKELRRWLRTLHDELHITSIFVTHDQEEALEVADQIVVMNKGDIEQIGSPREVYEKPATPFVFDFLGQANRFEGENRQGTIYLGEDRIQLASAKNTAEGKVIAFARPDELTIHTQPTENAIQATFLREVWIAGKVMAELHDRQGNLIEISLNSEEAKLHKFRPNQTVWLSPSTLHLFENQVA
- a CDS encoding CysB family HTH-type transcriptional regulator, with the protein product MNFQQLRIIRETVRQNYNLTEASAALYTSQSGVSKHIKDLEDELGVQLFVRKGKRLLGLTEPGQALLSIVERMLIDADNIKRLADDFNKVDEGTLTIATTHTQARYVLPPIVNLFKKAFPKVHLILQQASPVEISEMLLLGLADIGIATESLTTEENLGSVPFYEWKHSIITPQDHALTKLNSKEITLEKLAEYPIITYHGGFTGRAKIDKAFQDAELDVDIVMSALDADVIKTYVELGMGVGIVNDVAYDLERDHRLKQINTDIFGVNTTWIAVRKGHLLRGYGYEFISLCSPEADIKALKKIAYPED
- the carO gene encoding ornithine uptake porin CarO — protein: MKMLKVLAVATALSASGFAMADDQVVQSGYAFDKNQLIPTGVRAEVGTTGYGGALLWTANPYVGLALGYNGGDISWSDDIKVNGSTYDMDMDNSLAYLNAEIRPWGASQNVWAQGLYVAAGVGYVDNDYDLKRNIGTNASFKVDGSRFNAGLNDNVSIKGSQQYDNDIAPYLGFGFAPKITKNIGVFGEVGAYYTGNPSVQLVSSHPKLIGDDGRTLGQAVIDEANKIENDDKYEWMPVGKIGVSYNW
- the dapD gene encoding 2,3,4,5-tetrahydropyridine-2,6-dicarboxylate N-succinyltransferase, which translates into the protein MSQLSILIEQAFEDRANFTAATCPAEIRQAVEEVIAGLDNGKLRVAEKIEGKWVVHQWLKKAVLLSFKINDNKPIESCDLRFYDKVDTKFNGWTDEQFKAASVRVVPPAVARKGSFQAKNVVLMPSYVNIGAYVDEGTMVDTWATVGSCAQIGKNVHLSGGVGIGGVLEPLQANPTIIEDNCFIGARSEIVEGVIVEEGSVISMGVFIGQSTKIYDRETGEIHYGRVPAGSVVVSGSLPSKCGKYSLYAAIIVKKVDAKTRAKTSLNDLLRED